In a single window of the Atlantibacter hermannii genome:
- the hcpA_2 gene encoding putative type VI secretion protein — MAIPVYLWLKDDGGADIKGSVDVKDREGSIEVVAQEHNLYIPTDNNTGKLTGTRIHTPFLFTKEIDSSSPYLYKAVTTGQTLKSAEFRWYKINDAGQEVEYFNTKLENVKVVKVAPKMHDIKDPAFEKHNHLEQIELRYEKITWTCKDGNIIHSDSWNERTTA; from the coding sequence ATGGCAATACCTGTCTATCTGTGGCTGAAGGACGACGGCGGCGCGGACATCAAAGGGTCTGTGGACGTTAAGGACCGTGAGGGCAGCATCGAAGTGGTGGCGCAGGAACATAACCTGTACATCCCGACCGACAACAACACCGGCAAGCTGACCGGCACGCGTATCCACACGCCGTTCCTGTTCACCAAGGAAATCGACTCCTCCAGCCCCTATCTGTACAAGGCGGTGACCACCGGTCAGACCCTGAAGTCTGCCGAATTCAGGTGGTACAAAATCAACGACGCGGGCCAGGAAGTGGAGTACTTCAACACCAAACTGGAAAACGTGAAGGTGGTGAAGGTTGCGCCAAAAATGCACGACATCAAGGACCCGGCGTTCGAGAAGCACAACCATCTGGAACAGATTGAGCTGCGCTACGAAAAAATCACCTGGACCTGTAAAGA
- the oprF_1 gene encoding putative type VI secretion protein translates to MRVLSRGLLTAFALLLALWLVLGFWPLSASSRLVLSLCILLAGGVALWRQWRQHLHRRAISETITEHSLPPEDFQGAVVLICGDTASLFSGDTGWRETRHGWYLRVQSAEALPLLAQHLAAVRPALVSQVSVMLAVTPETHESVEVFSQVLRHWRRSIVQCRTWLNGLPPVWSVLWVSPPVYHADEALWFTVTPDLPGVRIRQNGHVALPVTGWQQEAAGDDARLAAALWLDSVLRLSGSLLFRPLRIRQEELPVCNLCAVGGCLTPVAGVPENLWSRQIAGTTTLPPSTLAVDDLLPLPDVLLASLPRRHGVSRRMQDIRLAGSICFVFLALAMLASFINNQRLVRSVNDHLAIYHRLSGTPPAPKQQAQQRLRVDSHLLDEWQRRGEPQRYGLGLYQGMRLIPLVEAAISDWAPPPPPRPVIKKVVQGPQTIRLDSMSLFDTGKWVLKPGSTKLLVNSLVGIKAKPGWLIVVAGHTDNTGDDKSNQVLSLKRAESVRDWMRDTGDVPESCFAVQGYGEERPVATNDTPEGRALNRRVEISLVPQANACQLPGETRAPSQDDGAS, encoded by the coding sequence ATGCGCGTACTCTCCCGTGGTTTACTGACAGCGTTTGCCCTCCTTCTTGCGCTGTGGCTGGTGCTGGGATTCTGGCCGCTCTCTGCGAGCAGTCGCCTCGTACTGAGTCTGTGTATTCTGCTGGCGGGCGGTGTCGCGCTCTGGCGTCAGTGGCGGCAGCATCTGCACCGTCGGGCTATCAGTGAAACGATAACGGAGCACAGTCTGCCGCCAGAAGATTTTCAGGGCGCAGTGGTGCTGATCTGCGGCGATACCGCCTCCCTGTTTTCCGGTGATACGGGCTGGCGTGAAACCCGTCACGGCTGGTATCTGCGGGTACAGAGTGCCGAAGCACTGCCGCTGCTGGCGCAGCATCTGGCCGCCGTCCGCCCGGCACTGGTGTCTCAGGTTTCGGTCATGCTGGCGGTAACGCCGGAGACGCATGAGTCTGTGGAGGTATTTTCACAGGTCCTGCGTCACTGGCGGCGCAGTATTGTCCAGTGCCGGACATGGCTGAACGGCCTGCCGCCCGTCTGGAGTGTGCTCTGGGTGTCACCACCTGTTTACCATGCGGATGAGGCACTGTGGTTTACCGTCACGCCTGACCTGCCGGGGGTGCGTATACGGCAGAACGGTCATGTTGCTTTGCCAGTGACTGGCTGGCAACAGGAAGCTGCGGGGGATGATGCCCGTCTCGCTGCTGCACTGTGGCTCGACAGCGTGCTCAGGCTGAGTGGCTCGCTTCTCTTCCGGCCGCTCCGCATCCGGCAGGAGGAACTCCCCGTCTGTAATCTCTGTGCTGTTGGGGGCTGTCTGACTCCTGTCGCGGGTGTACCGGAAAACCTTTGGTCACGACAGATAGCAGGGACAACCACACTGCCTCCGTCAACATTGGCAGTAGATGACCTGTTGCCTCTACCGGATGTGCTGCTGGCGTCACTGCCCCGTCGTCACGGCGTGAGCCGCCGGATGCAGGATATTCGGCTGGCGGGTTCGATCTGCTTTGTCTTCCTCGCGCTGGCAATGCTGGCCTCCTTTATCAACAACCAGCGTCTGGTACGCAGCGTGAATGACCATCTTGCCATTTATCATCGTCTCAGCGGTACGCCGCCCGCGCCAAAGCAGCAGGCCCAGCAGCGCCTGCGTGTGGACAGCCATCTGCTTGACGAATGGCAGCGCCGCGGCGAGCCGCAGCGTTACGGGCTGGGTTTATACCAGGGGATGCGACTGATCCCCCTGGTTGAAGCGGCCATCAGTGACTGGGCGCCACCGCCGCCTCCGCGACCAGTGATTAAGAAAGTCGTGCAGGGGCCGCAGACCATCCGCCTTGACAGCATGTCGCTGTTCGACACCGGTAAATGGGTGCTGAAACCTGGCTCAACAAAGCTGCTGGTGAACTCGCTGGTGGGTATTAAGGCCAAACCCGGCTGGCTGATTGTGGTGGCGGGCCACACGGACAATACCGGCGACGACAAATCCAACCAGGTGCTTTCTCTTAAGCGTGCAGAGTCCGTCCGGGACTGGATGCGCGACACCGGGGACGTGCCGGAAAGTTGTTTCGCAGTGCAGGGTTATGGTGAAGAGCGCCCTGTCGCGACCAACGACACGCCGGAAGGTCGGGCGCTGAACCGCCGTGTCGAAATCAGTCTGGTGCCACAGGCGAACGCCTGCCAGTTGCCGGGCGAAACCCGCGCGCCATCACAGGATGATGGCGCTTCTTAA